From Thamnophis elegans isolate rThaEle1 chromosome 12, rThaEle1.pri, whole genome shotgun sequence, one genomic window encodes:
- the LOC116516050 gene encoding IgGFc-binding protein-like → MPGCLTLEAQCQLTAQARFTSFDGATGRYSCSGVYEIASLCDQNSASWFRLLVSIGKVYTKEMVVGKSVFFYFRGGFIQIINRERFWVNGQNIKLPYENSPVSMRKIEDKIVIDHDSEVQIYLHPDGMVTMAAKESLRGKLCAACGNFNKDHLDDLKLASGERTNNFDEVLKSWEAEDFLENCF, encoded by the exons ATGCCTGGCTGCTTGACGCTGGAAGCTCAATGCCAACTCACTGCCCAAGCGCGGTTCACTTCTTTCGATGGTGCCACGGGGAGATATTCCTGCAGTGGAGTCTACGAAATAGCTTCTCTTTGTGACCAGAACTCTGCCTCCTGGTTCAGGCTGTTAGTGAGCATTGGAAAAGTGTATACGAAGGAGATGGTGGTTGGAAAATCTGTCTTCTTTTACTTTCGAGGTGGCTTCATTCAGATAATAAACCGAGAAAGGTTTTGG GTAAACGGTCAGAATATAAAGCTGCCATATGAGAACAGCCCTGTGTCCATGAGGAAAATTGAAGATAAAATTGTTATTGACCATGATTCTGAAGTGCAAATTTATCTCCATCCTGATGGGATGGTGACAATGGCAGCCAAGGAGAGCCTCAGAGGGAAGCTGTGTGCCGCCTGTGGAAACTTCAACAAGGACCATTTGGATGACTTGAAGCTGGCCAGTGGAGAGAGAACAAATAATTTTGATGAAGTACTCAAGTCCTGGGAGGCGGAAGATTTTCTTGAAAATTGCTTCTAG